The sequence below is a genomic window from Cicer arietinum cultivar CDC Frontier isolate Library 1 chromosome 6, Cicar.CDCFrontier_v2.0, whole genome shotgun sequence.
AGGTGATAAATCATCATTTTAGGATTAAGAGAACACCATTTAAAGGTCAAAAATCTAAATTGGAACCAAAATTATAACAATTGTGATAATCTAGGGATCAAAaagtttgaatttaaaatagaaaggcTGTTTTAGTAAATGTACTTAAATAGGGACCAAGAGTGAAACTAAATCTAAATATAATCACATGCTTGCacgaaataaaatattaatactttATGCTGATGTAATGAAGTAACAACACTACACAGGATGGAGTGAGAATGACATCAACAAGCCAAGCCAATGGAAGATTACAAGAATCATCATCGAAGCCAATAATCAAGTGTGTTTCCATTCTGCAAGCTACATTTCAACTTCTAAGGATCAATGAAGGCCACAAGTTTCTACTAAGTAAAGACATCTATTTGTAGaattcttaaaattatttacGCATTTGTTTCAAGATTTCAAGGGCAAATAAGCCACCACAACTGTATGCATGACAGAAATGCAACAATTGcccaacaaaaaataaaaattgaagaacAATCCTTAATCCATACAATTCTTCAAGACCGTTCacttatcattttatttatcgGTGCGCAATAAGATAGAATAAGCAAAAGTCATGGATCAAACAAGATTATCAGCGATAAAGGCTTTCAGATCTCAGGTTCTCGGCAATTTCAGATTCCCATCTATCTCCGTTTTCAAGCAGTTTCTCTTTGTCATATAGAAGCTCCTTTAACAGTTAAAACATATAATCAGTAATAAGCATAGAAACAATTACCAGAACACACTTCCAGATGTAGTAGTACttaaaatcaaaaacaaaaagaagagaGAAACAAATACGGCAAGCACTAACAGATACTCATATAGTTTCAAAATAAAGGAAATGAAAAGGAACCTCATGAGTCTCTGTAGAAAATTCAAAGTTTGGCCCTTCAACAATGGCATCAACTGGGCACGCCTCTTGACAGAATCCACAATAGATGCACTTAGTCATGTCAATATCATACCTGAAAGATTAGATAAATTAGAACAAAATTGAGGAATGCAGGGAAGCAGAAGGGAAGGTAAACAAGGAAGGTAATTCACCGAGTTGTCCTGCGGCTCCCATCTTCGCGCTCCTCAGCCTCAATTGTTATTGCTTGTGCAGGACAAATCTGTTCGAGAAAAGATTATTTGgacaaaataataatgatgCAGCTGCTGATTCTACTGAAAGGAGAGGATAATGCTGCAGTAGAATCAGTtatagaaagagaagaaaaaaaaaattgaagttccATATGAAAACAAACTGCTATAGTCGTTGTATAGGAGTATCAACTGCAACTTCCAAAATGTGAGAGAGTAAGATGGATATGTATGATAGATTAGGTCATTTGTCATAATTATTACTGACGTGTTGTCCATTAATAACTCAATTTCTGGTAAATTGAGAGTTTGAATCTAAAATTGGCATCACTTGTATTAACTAGATTTCAATATCTCCGGATAGTGATTTGTGGGCTCAAAGACTATATTTTGAGACTGAGTTGTTATCCAGAGAAATGCATCTAATAGCTTTGCTTATCCCTACTCTTTACTAGCTCTTCTTTTTTGACCCACGTGGCTACACTAGAGGGATAATGCTGCGGTAGTACAGGTTATAAAGAAAAGTTTTCGAAGGGCCACAATAAAACAAATTGCTATGATTGTTGTATAGGAAAATCTACCAATTAAACATCCAAGAATAAGAGAGTTTGACAGCCTTATTTGGGGTATCCAAATTAGACATTTCTAATTCTTTCGGATTGCAAGCACATTCTCCTACATCTAATTCAACTAAAGATATGTCACAGATTCATAGCACTACCAAAGCTTTATATCTTCTACTCTAAAAAATAGTGGTGCATTTGTTTCTACATTAACCAACTACAAGCTACATTTGTAAATGTCAGTATGTACAAAACATTTAAGCCACAGGAAAATGCTGTGCATTTAGTAGTATGAATGTTTGCGAATATCGTtgttaaattgaaaatattggATAAACAATCAAATCCTTACAGCTTCACAAAGTTTGCAAGCAATGCACCGTTCCTCTCCTGTTGGATACCGTCTGAGTGCATGTTCACCACGGAAACGAGGACTCAGAGGGCCTTTCTCAAATGGATAATTGATCTGCATTAGAAAGGCCGTGCATTTAATTATATGTCACAACAGAATTGACCAGCAAACAGTTAACAAGACACTCACTGTAACATTTTTGTCAAAGAAGTATTTCAGCGTCAGCATTAGACCTCGAACAAGCTCAGTGAGAAAAAGTGTGTTCATGCTACTTTCGAAAACTGCCATCCAGAGCATCCACAATGATTTAGTATTATAGTTGCATTATATAAAACAggaaaatcaaattcaaaatgaaAGACTCCTAAATAAATACCAGCACTCCAATCCTTTGAAACTTCCTTTGCAAGTTTCTccctttcttcttcctctgcggTTGGTGcaactaaaattgaaatatacatCAAGGGGGCATCCATAAATGTAACGCATACATGAGAAAACAAATGGAGATGCTATAGGAATGTTTGATAAGTCATTCCCTTGACCCAATTAATAGATGCTTTATTTTGGTGGGAAGTTTTGGGGAGCTGGGGTCAGCCCAAAGGGATACCCATGGGGCCAAGCAGCAATACCCATGGTGGGGGGAAAGGGCGTGGAATGCATTTTCTTCAGCACAACCAATTGAAATGAGTGCgggattttttatttgaaacattgCATCCAAACCCACCCCGGTACATATTCTAGGTAGctcattaattttattgtacAACATGACAAACCAAAAACAGAATCATCACCCTCATTGTACATGCAATGGATGATTTGGTGCAGAAAACAATCATTTTGTTTACTAACCAATTTATAAGAATACAGACAAATTGGTGATAAAAATGACAGACCTAATTTGGTAGAGTAGAGGTGTGCACTCAATCGCATGCCATAATTTTGGGGACTGTGCAGCCCCTGACCTGCCACAGCCTAAATAAGCAGAACAATAAGGGAATATATTATTAAGCTAAACATTCATTTTCATCCTAGAGACAAAACGTACGTATATTCACAATAAGTTCTTAATTTTATACCTAGAAAATTGTTATGAGCATCACAAAAAACAATCCAACATGTATAACTAAAAGATTGAAGTTAGATATATCATAAtacaagaaagaaagaaagaaagaaagaaagaaagaaaacacaATATAGTTTACATTTGGTTATTAATTAAGAGTTTTATGCTCTTTCTTTGATTTCAAATTTCAACACTTAAGCCTTATTTGGATGAACAACTTAATTAAAAGTTTATAGCATAAGTGCTTATTATATAACTTATAAGTGtttataaataagttatttctataacaaaagataaaataaagtcaattaGTTTTCATATTAGctacaaattattttcatacGTTGTCTTGAAGAACATATTAAACTATACATTCTTTTCACCCTAGAAaacatttcctattttcattTACTATGTTAACAAGGAGATAAAAAACTTTTGCAGTGAACAATTGTCTACAAttctaaaaacaatgaaaatgtcaaaaaattattttcattatttttggaaatgcatattatttaattagtatcGCATCTCCTCTTCACGACAATATTTCACTTAAAGAGTCTTTCATTAAGGTAGAATGAAAACACAGatgttttcacaaagtaaactgGCATAAACACCATATATTCATAATAAGCTTACAATCTTATACCTAGAAAATCATTAAGGGCGTCACACAAAAAAAACATGtatgataaaaagaaaaaaaaagtgagatATACTACAAGAAAGAGGGGGGAAAAACAATATACTGGTTCACATGTTGTTAATTAAGAGTTTTGTGGTTTCGGTTCATCTCCAATTCCAACACTTAACCGCAAATAAAACagaatagaaaataataagagtAATCTTACGAGCTGGCGGGAACGAAGGGCAAGAAGTGATTTCCGAGCTAAGAATGCGGCCATTTCTGCAAATACAGAACCTGCAAAAATCAACAAGGTAGTTAGTTAATTTCGTTTTTCAAGTCAATCGATGATTACAAAGAACGATTCAGAATAATTATTATTGGCATGAACCCTAAGGTATCAGATTTAAGaggaatataaattaattttcaaatcgAATCATTTGAGGTTTCAATTGATCACATAGTGTAAATAAATATACGAAACGACGATGTGAAGGAAAAAAGGAGAGTGTGTTACCAGCAGCGATGAGATGCCAAAGCAAACAAGGTACTGTTAAGAGGATCCTGATGATGAATGATAAATGGGAGTGGAAATTCGTAGATCCACGAAGATGCTAAACACACCTACCAAATGAAGGGGAAAAAAACTGTGTggtgtagttttttttttgggtctGTAACTGATTGGTTTCGTTTTCGGGTCTACAATTTTGGGCCTTGCTCAAAAGTCTGGCCTGTTTTAGCCAGTTTATTTTGGATGCTGCTGTTAACACCCCCCGCTTTGTGttcgttttattattattttgatttgctGTCTCGGTTCATATGAGTACACCCGAATCAAGTGTTATAAATATACTCATATTTAACTTTGGTGAGTATTTATTAAGGTTTGCTTGGTTAATCCAACGCACGAATACACCCACATATAAGAGATTTGGTTCTCTAATTATGTACGAGGGAGTAGGCATGGCAACGTGACATGGACAGATTTTTTCTCCTCCACCTTTGTATCtgattaattgaaaaaaaatctgTATTCGTTCTCGTTGCATAATAGATATGAAATTTAGGCTTCATCTCCGTCTGTAATGGAATTCGGATTTTCTCGCCCACACCCGTACCCACttgtatatataattataaatttaaaaattatatctattataattaatataacaaaattattattatagacaataataaaattaaaaaatactttcTATAgatataagattataatttttaatatttaaaaaaaatacgaaGTATATTcaatacatatatgtatataaaatttaaaaagtacaataatattacttgcAGAGTGAATGCGGGGACGAAGTTGATATCATCACCCTCAAATcctaatttttaatttcagtAAAAATCTGCACCTCCActcaatcaaaacaaaaaattttcaTCCAAATCAAGCAAATTCAGGTGGGTACTCATGATTGCGGGGTTATCTTGTCATTCCTGTGTGGGAGGAGAAATATGAACGTTAATCGCTAATCTAAATTGTGGTGGTAAAAATTGTTTTGAGATGGTTTGAATACAAAATCAAGTTTGGAATAATTACAATTAATGTCAATGGATAGTATTTAAGTTTTgtaattgtattattttgaagttataattatactttttttcaAATGTGTAAAATGAGAGCATAATGTAGTCAAATAACATATTAAGAAAATTAGTCATCCTTTTTAATCGACTTCATGATTAGgtcaaacaatatatatatatatatatatatatatatatatatatatcgtctagtgatttttatgaaaatattgtttataGATTGTTTCACTTAATAATGTATAAACAAATTTATACAGATGTTGCAAATTTAATACTGATAAGTTGGTCATCTAGGagaaaacaattatttaaataataaccAATATAAAAAGGTATAAGATTTAATGGACGATCATtgaaataactaaaaatatattatttataatgttaatgacttgatttaatatataaattatacgTGTCTATAAATAAAAACGAATTCGACaattgtacccaaaaaaatgaattcaattacaataatactaattaagaaccaaaagtcAAAATTGAAAAGCAAAAAGTATCAAAAATAcgaaaaaacaaacattaagataaattttatgaaaaactacGTAGATTAAGATTGTTTTGTAAATGTTTTTAGTCTCAATTTTTGGGTTTTCAAGGGAATaagattttgatattttgaaatttaatcaaATGATAAGCAATGTCagataaataattgtttaaGGCGTGActcaaactc
It includes:
- the LOC101495471 gene encoding uncharacterized protein; translation: MAAFLARKSLLALRSRQLAVAGQGLHSPQNYGMRLSAHLYSTKLVAPTAEEEEREKLAKEVSKDWSAVFESSMNTLFLTELVRGLMLTLKYFFDKNVTINYPFEKGPLSPRFRGEHALRRYPTGEERCIACKLCEAICPAQAITIEAEEREDGSRRTTRYDIDMTKCIYCGFCQEACPVDAIVEGPNFEFSTETHEELLYDKEKLLENGDRWESEIAENLRSESLYR